From Anticarsia gemmatalis isolate Benzon Research Colony breed Stoneville strain chromosome 3, ilAntGemm2 primary, whole genome shotgun sequence, one genomic window encodes:
- the Su(H) gene encoding recombining binding protein suppressor of hairless has product MPHQFGGAAGAGALAGGASPPAQHAALFPRYAGAAGPGAGAYRPDERRLTREAMERYLRDRSDMVVVILHAKVAQKSYGNEKRFFCPPPCIYLFGDGWRLRRERMLREGETEQAAQLCAFIGIGNSDQDMQQLDLNNGKQYCAAKTLYISDSDKRKHFMLSVKMFYGNGHDIGIFNSKRIKVISKPSKKKQSLKNADLCIASGTKVALFNRLRSQTVSTRYLHVENGNFHASSTQWGAFTIHLLDDNESESEEFAVRDGYVHYGSTVKLVCSVTGMALPRLIIRKVDKQMALLEADDPVSQLHKCAFYMKDTERMYLCLSQERIIQFQATPCPKEPNKEMINDGACWTIISTDKAEYQFYEGMGPVRSPVTPVPLVHSLNLNGGGDVAMLELAGDNFTPSLQVWFGDVEAETMYRCAESMLCVVPDISQFRGQWLWVRQPTQVPVSLVRNDGIIYATGLTFTYTPEPGPRPVCPPVDDVMRPDQPAAWHHEHSAHRLPDNTLQ; this is encoded by the exons ATGCCGCACCAGttcggcggcgcggcgggcgcgggcgcgctgGCGGGCGGCGCCTCGCCGCCGGCGCAGCATGCGGCGCTGTTCCCGCGGTACGCGGGCGCTGCCGGGCCCGGCGCAGGCGCCTACCGCCCCGACGAGCGCCGCCTTACAAGAGAGGCCATGGAACGCTACCTGCGGGATCGCAGCGACATGGTCGTGGTCATATTGCATGCTAAGGTTGCGCAGAAATCGTATGGCAATGAGAAGAGATTCTTCTGTCCGCCACCCTGCATTTATCTATTCGGTGACGGGTGGCGGCTGCGTCGTGAGCGAATGTTGCGCGAGGGTGAGACCGAGCAGGCGGCGCAGTTGTGTGCGTTCATCGGCATCGGAAACTCCGACCAGGATATGCAGCAATTGGACCTGAACAACGGCAAGCAGTACTGTGCTGCCAAAACTTTGTACATATCTGATTCGGATAAAAGGAAGCATTTCATGCTTTCTGTTAAAATGTTCTATGGTAATGGTCATGATATAGGTATATTCAATAGTAAAAGAATTAAAGTGATATCTAAGCCCTCCAAGAAGAAGCAATCTCTAAAAAACGCAGACCTATGTATTGCTAGTGGCACAAAAGTAGCTCTGTTCAACAGACTGAGGTCACAGACTGTATCCACAAGATACCTGCACGTAGAGAATGGTAACTTCCATGCATCATCAACACAGTGGGGTGCGTTCACTATACACTTGCTGGATGACAATGAGAGTGAGTCTGAAGAGTTTGCTGTCAGAGATGGATATGTTCACTATGGATCTACTGTGAAGCTTGTTTGCTCAGTGACTGGCATGGCATTGCCCAGACTCATCATAAGAAAG GTGGACAAACAAATGGCTCTCCTTGAGGCCGATGACCCAGTCTCACAACTGCACAAATGTGCATTTTACATGAAGGACACCGAGCGCATGTACCTATGTCTGTCCCAAGAACGTATCATACAGTTTCAAGCCACACCATGTCCGAAAGAGCCCAACAAAGAGATGATCAATGATGGTGCCTGCTGGACTATTATATCTACTGATAAAGCAGAATATCAATTCTATGAGGGCATGGGACCAGTCAg GTCGCCAGTGACTCCAGTACCATTAGTCCACTCTCTAAACCTGAACGGCGGTGGAGACGTGGCCATGTTAGAACTAGCGGGCGACAACTTCACACCTTCACTACAAGTGTGGTTCGGCGACGTGGAAGCTGAAACCATGTACAGATGTGCTGAGTCCATGCTCTGTGTAGTCCCAGACATCTCGCAGTTCCGAGGACAGTGGCTGTGGGTCCGACAGCCGACGCAG GTGCCGGTGTCACTCGTGAGAAACGACGGCATAATATACGCGACGGGCCTGACGTTCACGTACACGCCGGAGCCGGGGCCGCGGCCCGTGTGCCCGCCCGTGGACGACGTGATGCGGCCCGACCAGCCCGCCGCCTGGCACCACGAGCACAGCGCGCACCGCCTCCCCGACAACACCCTCCAATAG
- the mus201 gene encoding rad2 superfamily protein mus201 — translation MGVTGLWRLIEPAGKPVPVETLENKVLAVDISIWLHQMVKGYQDAKGAPLPNAHLMGLFQRLCKLLYFRIKPVFVFDGGFPELKKETIAKRQDHKAKYNSESERIKRELALLLSKKTAVNSLLGKQISPSKQQTSALASNNDDLFKLPALPQREDESESESEDEQNSSGSSIDVHTVDIESSGFKNLSVKEKYDILIELKETRKQNSWGRLQELPKKSDNFSDFQMQRLLKRRKVQECLQETEKEMGDTGMSLNDLESLLNEEGIDTKIDSLPTRRIASNVTSRFLLIKDIKQALADAKKKEENKAGTSSVTITEITETEEKPKADELEDDLQKAIKMSLECTDEPNTSVAKTDDSWTSCMTDSDSEYSGSDSEEGDGFEQPDISCAKAYIMQYSDFTHHAIDELVTEKRKDKNKQKVPKVDDIIDEINKEKSVIVDNVELSSSDDESVKEIEISHDTETCDQMDVEINTIPESREKADENLDATQASVVCIENPAPETINLDSSNEDINNTVELEPVEVKKELDLSDNEFEQPESIKSKEDTESSDSDFEEVPDVDAKINKPVVELTLNVGDEPEDDIFADVFSDKKEKDVLKPVQTEHKEKVEKIDSEIKPFEDFKVPDIPPSKTRAENIENRQNKSQADLAKKNEDADKIDRINQDQDLQDNTVQISKISDSEKVDSSIKPSEISNGSASTSKSSIESVDTPKNTSLPKEIISTEKLNTMVEEIQNQEQDLMQEKGRLDRVGRNITEQMTKEAQELLQIFGIPYIVAPMEAEAQCAFLESAKLTDGTITDDSDIWLFGGRTVYKNFFNQKKHVLQFQAERIETSFNLSREQLVLLALLVGSDYTTGVTGVGPVTAMEILASFPFNKRQLLSETSKQAQYTHIVKGLQEFKQWVKAGKRTDNTSLKKKLKNVALTEDFPSVRVVQAYLEPNVERSEDKFSWGELDITILRDYTKTKFGWSQSKLDEIIKPVLKRIVERKTQRSMQDFFKRKVEFQSLEDQMSKRVKAAVQRMGPDGASIVTTDVVIENPNDKAKPAVKRKAAKPKGQSAGPSAAKQKKSSDDNVLLNQGVKVVSVEKDGKSELEIKIQKTDRFQEFIPQREKDKKSLLENKMKAIELFRKTTLDKKRKTFKKKALKPKEKAELSESDSD, via the exons ATGGGAGTCACTGGACTGTGGCGGCTAATAGAGCCGGCAGGCAAGCCCGTGCCGGTAGAGACACTAGAGAACAAAGTGTTAGCCGTCG ATATTTCAATATGGTTGCATCAGATGGTGAAAGGTTACCAAGATGCCAAAGGAGCTCCACTTCCGAATGCACATCTAATGGGGCTCTTCCAGCGCCTTTGCAAGCTCTTGTACTTTAGAATAAAACCAGTGTTTGTATTTGATGGTGGTTTTCCAGAGCTTAAAAAGGAAACCATT gcaAAGCGTCAAGATCATAAAGCCAAATATAATTCAGAGTCAGAGAGAATAAAAAGAGAATTAGCCTTATTGCTGAGTAAGAAAACAGCTGTAAACAGTTTGTTGGGTAAACAAATATCTCCaagcaaacaacaaacaagTGCATTGGCTAGCAATAATGATGACTTGTTTAAATTGCCTGCATTACCTCAGAGGGAAGATGAGAGTGAGTCTGA gtctGAGGATGAACAAAATTCAAGTGGTTCAAGTATTGATGTCCATACTGTTGATATTGAGTCATCTGGTTTCAAGAACTTATCagtcaaagaaaaatatgacaTACTCATAGAACTAAAAGAAACCAGGAAACAAAATTCATGGGGTAGACTTCAAGAGTTGCCTAAGAAAAGTGATAATTTTTCTGATTTTCAG ATGCAAAGGCTTCTAAAAAGGCGAAAAGTTCAAGAATGTTTGCAGGAAACTGAAAAAGAAATGGGTGATACAGGGATGTCCCTTAATGATTTAGAAAGTTTGTTAAATGAAGAGGGCATTGACACTAAAATAGATTCCTTGCCCACTAGAAGAATTGCCTCCAATGTCACTTCCAGGTTTTTACTCATCAAAGACATAAAGCAGGCTTTGGCTGATGCAAAGAAAAAAGAGGAAAATAAAGCAGGAACCAGTAGTGTTACAATAACAGAAATAACGGAAACGGAGGAGAAACCAAAAGCAGATGAACTTGAAGATGATTtacaaaaagcaattaaaatgtCTCTTGAATGTACTGACGAGCCAAATACCAGTGTGGCCAAAACCGATGACTCCTGGACATCATGTATGACAGATTCAGATTCAGAATATTCTGGCTCCGATTCTGAAGAAGGTGATGGTTTCGAACAACCAGACATATCATGTGCCAAAGCATATATTATGCAGTATAGTGATTTCACTCATCATGCCATTGATGAACTTGTTACTGAGAAAAGAAAggataaaaacaaacaaaaggtGCCCAAAGTAGATGATAttattgatgaaataaataaagaaaagtcAGTAATTGTAGATAATGTAGAGCTATCGTCCAGTGACGATGAGAGTGTGAAAGAAATTGAAATATCGCACGATACTGAAACATGCGATCAAATGGATGTTGAAATAAACACTATACCCGAGTCCCGTGAGAAAGCTGATGAGAATCTAGACGCGACTCAAGCGTCAGTAGTTTGTATTGAGAACCCAGCACCAGAAACCATAAACCTTGATAGTAGTAatgaagatataaataatactgtAGAATTAGAACCAGTAGAAGTTAAGAAAGAACTAGATCTAAGTGATAATGAGTTTGAGCAACCTGAAAGTATTAAAAGTAAGGAAGATACGGAATCAAGTGATAGTGATTTTGAAGAAGTACCTGATGTAGAtgctaaaataaacaaacctgTTGTAGAATTAACTTTGAATGTAGGTGATGAGCCCGAAGACGATATTTTTGCTGATGTCTTTAGTGATAAGAAAGAAAAAGATGTACTTAAACCAGTTCAGACTGAACATAAGGAGAAGGTTGAGAAGATTGATTCAGAAATTAAACCATTTGAAGATTTTAAAGTACCCGATATACCGCCAAGTAAAACACGAGCAGAAAacattgaaaatcggcaaaacaAATCACAAGCAGATTTAGCTAAGAAAAATGAAGATGCTGATAAAATAGATCGTATCAATCAAGATCAGGATTTACAAGATAATACAGTACAAATAAGTAAGATTAGTGATAGTGAAAAAGTTGATAGTTCTATTAAACCTAGTGAAATTTCGAATGGTTCTGCTTCTACTAGCAAATCATCTATAGAATCTGTAGATACTCCTAAGAATACTAGTCTTCCTAAAGAAATCATAAGTACAGAAAAACTCAATACAATGGTTGAAGAAATACAGAATCAGGAACAAGATTTAATGCAAGAAAAAGGTCGTTTGGATCGCGTTGGTCGGAATATCACGGAGCAAATGACAAAAGAGGCTCAAGAATTGCTACAGATTTTCGGTATTCCGTACATTGTCGCTCCGATGGAAGCTGAAGCACAGTGCGCTTTTCTCGAAAGTGCTAAATTAACGGATGGTACTATAACAGATGATAGCGATATATGGCTGTTTGGCGGCAGGACCGTGTATAAGAATTTCTTCAACCAAAAGAAGCATGTGTTGCAATTCCAAGCTGAGAGAATTGAAACTTCTTTCA ATTTAAGCAGAGAACAGTTAGTGCTCTTAGCCCTATTAGTAGGTAGTGATTACACAACAGGCGTCACTGGCGTGGGTCCCGTAACAGCTATGGAGATCCTCGCCTCATTCCCCTTCAATAAGAGACAACTTCTCAGCGAAACTTCGAAGCAAGCTCAATACACGCATATCGTGAAAGGATTGCAAGAGTTCAAGCAGTGGGTAAAGGCTGGCAAGAGAACTGACAACACTAGTCTTAAGAAAAAGTTGAAAAATGTCGCGTTAACTGAAGATTTTCCCAGTGTTCGA GTTGTTCAAGCTTATCTAGAACCAAATGTGGAAAGAAGCGAGGATAAGTTCTCATGGGGCGAATTGGACATCACAATATTACGGGACTACACAAAGACTAAGTTTGGTTGGTCTCAAAGCAAATTGGATGAAATCATCAAGCCAGTTCTAAAGCGTATTGTGGAGCGCAAAACTCAAAGGTCTATGCAGGACTTCTTTAAGAGAAAAGTTGAGTTCCAATCACTAGAGGATCAGATGAGCAAAAGAGTAAAAGCAGCTGTACAAAGAATGGGTCCAGATGGCGCAAGTATCGTAACTACAGACGTGGTAATCGAAAATCCGAATGATAAAGCCAAACCAGCCGTTAAAAGGAAAGCGGCTAAACCTAAAGGCCAAAGCGCCGGCCCCTCAGCTGCCAAACAGAAAAAGAGTAGTGATGATAATGTGTTATTAAATCAAGGTGTAAAAGTTGTATCAGTCGAAAAAGATGGCAAATCGGAACTCGAAATCAAGATACAGAAGACAGACCGCTTCCAGGAATTCATTCCACAGAGAGAAAAAGATAAGAAGAGTTTGctcgaaaataaaatgaaagctATTGAACTGTTCAGAAAAACTACACTGGACAAAAAGAGGAAAACATTCAAGAAAAAGGCATTGAAACCAAAAGAAAAAGCTGAGCTCTCTGAAAGTGAtagtgattaa